GTAGAGTTGTCGATGATCACCCCATCAATGATATACAACGGATCAGTAGAACCACCGATGGTACTGATACCACGGAGTTTTACAGAGATACCGCCTGCAGGGTCACCTGAGTTTTGCGATACCTGTGCACCGGCAGTCTTACCCTGTAAAGCCGCCAGTACGTTGCCGGTAGCGCCTTTGGAGAGTTCTGCTGCTTTTACAGTACTCACATAACTCCCCAATTGTTTGCGGGTAGTACCTGCCGAAGTACCTGTTACCACTACTTCATCCAGTTTGGATACGGAGGTACCGAGCTGTGTGTTTAAAGTATAAGTTTTACCTGTACCAATTACCAGGTCACTTTGTTTTTGTGCAAAACCGATTCCGGAAAAACTCACTGTGTAAGTACCTGGTTTCAGATCAGCATTGATCACAAAGTTTCCATCTCCATCAGTCATTGCTCCGGATTTGGTGTTTTTGATGGCTACCGTGATCCCTGGCAATGGTGTGCCGGTTTCGTCTGTTACTTTACCCGTCAGCTTTACCTGTGCAAAGGCGGCTGCGGCAGTCAAACACTGCATGACAAAGAAGAGTAACAGATACCTGCATTTGACATGCCGGAATAATTGATACATTCTCATAGCTAATTTTTAAATGTGAAGACGATAGATCCTGGCATACTATCCCCATGTCCCATAGGGATAAATGTTTTTTTGATTAAAAGATGATTACAGGGTGCTGGGAATAAGTTTTCCCTCACCAATTTTTCAGGCGATACACTTTCACTGTTTACGACAACGATCCTGCAAAATGAATTACTGATTCTCCTTAACGCGTAGCTTCCATTCTAAACGACGATTTTGATTTTCCGGGAAGCAGTGCGCCCCTGGTTTATTCACAAGTGTTTTATAATATCTGAATGCCTTTTTTCTTGTAAGGCTGTAGTTTTTTGGAATTCGGTGGCAGCTCTGTTATTAAAATATCTATCTCCTCTACATCACAGATCTTCAGTTGTTCGGCAGTATCCAGTTTTTCTGAAATGGATAATACGACTACCTTTTTAGAAGTGCTGATCATAGCGCGTTTTACCTGTACCACTTCCCAGTCATTGTCTGTAAGACCATCACTTGCATCCATGGCATTGTTTCCTAAAAAACAGAGATCTGCTTTGATCATCCTGATCTTTGAAATCGCCTCCCCTCCTACGGTGATCTTGGAACCTTTTGCCAGCTTATCACCTATCACGATAACTTCGATGTTAGGATGGTTGGCATATTCAAAAGCTGCCGGTAAACTTACTGTAATAAAGGTGGCCTGCAGGTCTTTTGGCAGCATACGCGCCAGTTCTGCAATAGTGGTACCACCCGTTGTTAATACAAACATGCCATCCTGTATAAGCTGTACTGCTTTTAATGCGATGGTCTTTTTATCTTCTACAGCATATACATCCTGCGAAGTGATACCAAGATGAAAAGAATTGGATAATGCGCCACCATGTACTTTGATGATTTTACCTTCCTGCGCCAGTTCAGCCAGGTCTCTGCGGATTGTATCTTCAGATACCTGGATCTGTTCACTCAGATGTGAAGACAGCACCTTATTATGTAAGTTCACCTGGTGAAGTATATAGGCGTGGCGTTCTTCTTTTAGCATCTTAGTTTGGTTGAAAATTTAATTGGTGCGATCCGGAGTTGAAATTCAGCAAAAAAACGCACAAATCCAAATATAAATCCGCATTTTTTTGCTGGTTCACGCCATTTTTTTTATAAATCTTGCCGGTTTATGCAGGAAATGAATATTTTCCCATGGTGATAGCCGGCATGCCGGGCTTTCCGAAGTTGATTCCTTCTCCCATGACAGCTTCATTTGCCAAGATAGCAAATAAAACAGCTTCTTTCGCATCGCCGGCTATTCCCAGTTCACTGGTGGTGTTTATTTTTAAGTGCGGCATGCGGGCTTTGATCAATCCGACTAATAATGGATTGTGTGCACCGCCGCCACTCATGTATACTGCGTAAGCTCTGTCTGCGTCCAATACACTCAGCAAAGCATCGGTAATGGTGTCTGCACTGAATTGGGTGAGGGTGGCCATGACATCGAATGGATTGACCCCGATGCCTTGTTCTGCCTTAAGTACATACTCTTTGCTGAATAATTCCGGGCCAGTGGTGCGGGGAAATCCTTCTTTAAAAAAGGAGTTTTCTTTTAATGCTGCCAGGAGTTTTTCATTCACTGTTCCCTGCTTTGCAAATTGTGCATCTTCATCATATTCTTTTTGGAAATAATGACGGGCAAATGCATCCAGCAAGGTATTGCCCGGTCCTGTATCTGTCACGAATACTTTGTTTGCATCCAGTGATCCCGGCAGGAATGTAAAGTTCGCAATCCCCCCCATGTTCAACATGATCCTGTCTTCTCCCTGTTTTGAGAATAAACAGTAATCACCGTACAAGGCGAGTGGCGCCCCCTCTCCTCCTGCTGCAATATGCTTCTGGCGAAAATCACTCAGGGTGATGATGCCGGTTTTTACTGCAATGTGATCCCCATCTCCGATCTGCAAAGTGGCATTTGGAAACGCTGCCTGCTGATGCAATATCTTAGGACTATGATACACTGTTTGCCCGTGTGATGCAATCAGATCGACTGCTGACGGATCTATATTCCATTTTTGTAAACAATCTAATATCCATACTGCATGGTGATTGGCAATCCATGGATTGAGCAGACAAAGCTGCTGAAAGGAAATGGTTTCCTTTGCAAAGATCTTGCGGATCTCGTCCTTCACTTCGATGGGATACGGTACTGTTTCAAATTGTTCCAGCACTACTTTTGTATCCATACCACTGCCACTGATCGCGCACAAAGCCACATCCAGTCCATCGAGCGATGTACCCGACATCAAACCGATAATACGTCGTACCGGCTTTTGTGTGATGGTAAAAAGTCGTTGTAAATTACTGTTCATGCATCCGGCTTTCAATGGCGGCTCTTACACTGCCATGCTCTTCGATCAGTTGTTTTGCTTTTTCTTCGTCTACTGCCAGTTCACTCATCACCATTCTGATGCCCCTGTCTATCAGTTTATGATTGCTCAGTTGCATATCTACCATCTTATTCCCTTTTACCCTGCCCAGTTGTATCATCACGGTGGTAGAGATCATATTCAACACCAGCTTTTGTGCAGTACCAGCTTTCATACGTGTACTTCCTGTCAGGAATTCCGCACCTACCGGTACTTCTATGGGATATTCCACTTCAGCTGCCAATGGGCTGTTCAGGTTACAGGTTATGCAGCCAGTCACAATACCTCTGGCACGCATTTGTTGTACCCCACCAATTACATAAGGTGTAGTACCCGAGGCAGCGATACCAATCACTACATCATTCTCATTGATGTGATAAGCATCCAGGTCTTTGGCTGCCTGTTCTTTATCGTCTTCTGCAAATTCTACTGCTTTGCGGATGGCAGTATCACTACCTGCTATCAACCCGATCACCAGATCAAAACCTACTCCAAATGTGGGTGGGCATTCTGATGCATCCAGTATGCCGAGACGCCCGCTGGTACCTGCGCCGATATAAAAAAGGCGACCGCCTTTTTTCATTCGTTCTACAGTAGCTGTCACCAGCTTCTCTATTTGTGGCAGCGACTTTGCGACTGCCTGTGGCACGGTGGCGTCCTCACTGTTAATACCTTCCAGAATGGCTTTTACGCTCATCTTTTCCAGGTTGTTAAAGCGGGAAGACATTTCAGTAGTAAGCATATTATAAAGGTGTTTTTTCTGAGGGTTTTGAGAAGATCCATAATCCGGCGAACATGAGGAGACCGTTTATCAGTAGTAGTTCCAATCCTATCTTAAACTCGCCCAGTATTTTTGATTGATATGTATCCAACAACAAACAAACCAATGGTGCTACAACTGCAATAACAGGTACGGCCTTGTCTCTAACGCGACGTTTTGTCAATATACCAAAGGAGAATAATCCCAATAATGGACCGTATGTATAGCTCGCTACTATGAGTATCACACCTATCATACTGGCACTGCTAATCCACTTGAAGACCAGTACGAATAGCAGGAAAATGAATGTAAATACCAGGTGCACGCGCTGCCTGGTTGACTTTCTTTGTTTTTCATCGAGTTCCGCATTTCTGTTGATACCCAGAATATCTATACAGTAAGAAGATGTCAATGCTGTGATTGCACCATCTGCACTTGGGAATAAGGCAGAGATCAATGCTACAATAAAGATGATGGACATGTAGGCAGGCATATGGTTCAATGCCAGTACAGGAAAGAGTTTATCGCCCTTTACATCTACATGCAGTTGCTCTGCATACAGGTATAATAAACCACCTAAGAAGAGGAACAACATTAACACCACCATCAGGATGAGGGATAAGGTCACTACATTCTTCTGTGCATCCTGTAGTCTTTTTACAGATATGTTTTTCTGCATCATTTCCTGATCCATACCTGTCATGGTGATGGTGATGAATGCACCACCCAGTATCTGTTTCAGGAAGAAGAGTTTACTATTCGGATCGCCGAAGAAGATGCGGGTCATGCCCTGCTGCGACATTCTGTGCAGGCTTTCTCCCATGCTGATATCCATGGTGTGCAGGATGTAAATGGTGCAGAGCACTAACCCCAGCAGCATACAGGTAGTTTGTAAGGTATCTGTATAAACAATGGTCTTGACCCCACCTTCAAAAGTGTAGAGTAAGATCATGACCAGGATTACCAGCGTAGTGACCCAAAAAGGAATACCAAACTGATTCATGATAGCTTCCTGCAGAATATTCACGACGAGATACAACCTTGCAGTAGCGCCAAGTGTTCTGGATAATATAAAGAAGGAAGCACCTGTTTTGTAAGAAGCGACGCCGAAACGGGTCTGCAAATAATTGTAAATAGAAGTGAGCTTCAACCTGTAATACAAAGGCAATAGGACAAAAGCAATGACCAGGTAACCTAACAGGTACCCGATGGTCACCTGAAAATAGGAAAAGGAATTCTTAGCGACATCCCCGGGTACACTCACAAAAGTGACACCGCTGAGGGAGGTACCAATCATCCCAAAGGCAACCAACATCCAATTACTGTTGCGGTTACCGATAAAAAAGGATTCGTTACTGGAATTACGGCCGGTGTACCAGGCTACTACCAATAAAATAATAAAATAGACTACGACAATTGAGAATAAAAGCACTGGTGACATAACCGATAATCAATTTTGGTAGATAAAACCGCATAAAAACGCATTCCCTCAAATAAACTTACAGAGAAAAACGCAAAAAAACTAAAATAATGTGCAAAAAGACGAATAAATTTACATTTATCCTGATTCCACAGACAAAGATAAGTGTATGAAAAAACTATCCATACTATTGCTGCTACTGTTTTTACATCTTTCGGTGACCGCGGACTGGATCCGTATTAATCAGCTCGGATACCGGCCTGCAGGGATGAAAGTAGCTGTTTGGTGCAGTAAGAGCCAAGATACATTAAAAAAATTTGAGGTAGTTGATGTGCTGACTAATAAAGTAGTGTACAGGCATGCTGCCGGAAAAGCTGCGGGGGCATACGGTCCGTTTGCTCAAACGTGCAGGTTGGATTTTTCTGCTTTGCAGCGGGCAGGACTATATTATATACAGACAGGTGCTACCCGGTCTCCGCAGTTTGAGATCAGTGAATCGGTGTATGGGGGTGCGGCAGCGTTTTGCCTGCGATATATGCGACAGCAAAGGAGTGGGTTTAATCCGTTTTTGAAAGATAGCTGTCATACCCATGATGGGTTTACGGTGTATGCACCCAAAGATACTTTTGTAAATGTATCCGGTGGTTGGCATGATGCTACTGATTATTTGCAATATGCCACTACTTCGGCAAATGCCACTTATCATTTATTAGCCGCCTGCAGAGACTTTCCGGGGGTATTTGGAGATACTGTACAGGCGAATGGATTGAGGGGCAAAAACGGGTTTTCTGATGCCATGGATGAGGCGAAATGGGGATTAGACTGGTTACTGAAAATGTATCCTGCTGATGACTGGCTATTTAACCAGATTGGAGATGACAGAGATCACCAGGGAATGCGCTTACCAGGGCAGGATACGAATTTTTATCAGCATGGGCTGCTCAGACCCGTATACTTTTGTTCCGGCCAGCCACAGGGATTGTTGAAATATAAAAACAGGGCTACCGGTGTTGCTTCTACGGCGGGTAAGTTTGCAAGTTGTTTTGCATTAGGATCACAATTGTTTGCTTCTTCTCTGTTGCGGGATAAGGCGATGGCGGCTTATCAGTTAGGTTTGAAATATCCGGGTGTGTGTCAGACTGCGCCTGGCCGGTCACCTTATTTCTATGAAGAAGATAACTATGCAGATGATATGGAACTGGCAGCAGCCATGTTGTCAAAGCCAGCGGAGGCTATGTCTTTTGCAAGACAGGAGCCGGTTACTCCCTGGTTAGGGCAGGATACGGCCCGACATTACCAATGGTATCCTTTTATCAATCCCGGGCATTATGAACTGGCCAAACAGTTGAAGGGTGCACAAAGAGATAGTTTAATTCAGTTCTATAAAGAGGGTATTGAACGTGTGTGGCGCAAAGCGAATCACAATGCTTTTTACCGTGCCATTCCTTTTATCTGGTGTAGTAATAATTTAACGACAGCATTCACTATTCAATGTTACTGGTACAGGCAACTGAGTGGGGATAATACTTATCTGCCACTGGAACAGGCTTGTTTTGACTGGTTATTTGGGTGTAATCCGTGGGGAACTTCTATGGTATATGGACTACCGGCGAATGGTGATACGCCTGCTGATCCACATTCTTCTTTTTCACATTTGAAACAATATCCGATTGATGGCGGTTTGGTTGATGGCCCTGTATATACCAGTATTTACAAGGGTTTGATAGGAATTCAATTACAGAACGAAGATGAGTATGCACCTTTTCAGAGTGACCTGGCTGTGTACCATGATGACTTTGGAGATTATAGTACGAATGAACCTACCATGGATGGAACAGCGGTGTTGATTTACTTATTGGCAGCGCAGGAAAGTGCACTGAAAGGCATTGTACGAACCGATACGACTAAAAAGGAAATTTCACTAGTGTTTACAGCTGACGAATTTGCAGATGGATTGCCAACTATTACACGTGTATTGCAACAGCAAAAAGTAAAGGCTTCGTTCTTTTTTACAGGCAGGTTTTATGAGCGGCATGATGTGCGTACATTGATTAAACAGGGACATTATTTAGGACCACATTCTGATCAGCATTTGTTGTATTGCGATTGGGGGAAGAGAGATAGTATGCTTGTAACGAAGACTGAATTCCGGAATGATATGTTGCAGTGTTTATCTAAGATGAAGTATGCGGGCGTTGATACTTCCGGAGTGAGATACTTTATTCCTCCTTATGAGTGGTGGAATAATACGATCGCTGAATGGTCTGCTGATATGGGGTTACAAGTAGTAAACTTTACGCCGGGTACAGGTAGCAATGCTGATTATACCTATCCGGAAATGGGCGCCTCATACAAAAGTAGTGAACGTATTCTTCAATCCATTACTCAGTTCAAAGGAGGACTGAATGGGGTGATCCTGCTTATTCATGCAGGCACTGATCCCCGGCGTAAAGATAAATTGTATGATCATCTTGGTGAGCTGATCACTTTATTGAAAAAGGAAGGCTATACTTTTAGAAAAATTAACGAATCAAGCTCCCTTTAAAATGAACGAACCTGGCATCATAAGATGAACGATGTGGTCATCTTAGCGAAACCTGCCATTGCAAATTTTTAACGAACCTGGCCGTCTCCCCTGACGAACCATTTTTCTGTCACCAGTTTTTCCAGTGCGAAAGGCCCACGGGCATGCAGTTTCTGCGTAGAGATACCTATTTCTGCGCCCAGTCCGAACACACCACCATCTGTAAAACGGGTACTGGCATTTACATACACCGCTGCTGCATCTACTTCATTCAGGAAACGCTCACTGATCGCTGCATCGTTTGATACGATGGCTTCAGAATGTTTGGAAGAATATTCCTGAATGTGTAGCAGGGCTTCGTCTGCACCATTTACTACTTTGACAGAGCACTTGAAGTCCAGGAACTCACGTCCGAAATCTTCCGGTGCTGCATGTTGTAAAAATGGATAGGATAAGCCTTTTAAGATGTTGTACGATGGCTCATCTGCAAAGATCTCTACATTATACTCCGCCAGTGATGGCGCTAATAATTGTAACAAACCTGTTGCCACCTGTTCATCTACCAGTACTGTATCCAGTGAATTACATACAGATGGACGGCTCACCTTTGCATTCGTTACGATCTTACTGGCTTTTTCCAGGTCAGCAGTTGCTTCTACATAGGTGTGGCATACACCTGCACCAGTTTCAATCACAGGTACCTTGCTATTTCCACGTACAAATTCAATCAGCTGTTGTGAGCCTCTTGGAATGATGATATCGATATATTTTA
This Chitinophaga sancti DNA region includes the following protein-coding sequences:
- a CDS encoding DeoR/GlpR family DNA-binding transcription regulator, producing the protein MLKEERHAYILHQVNLHNKVLSSHLSEQIQVSEDTIRRDLAELAQEGKIIKVHGGALSNSFHLGITSQDVYAVEDKKTIALKAVQLIQDGMFVLTTGGTTIAELARMLPKDLQATFITVSLPAAFEYANHPNIEVIVIGDKLAKGSKITVGGEAISKIRMIKADLCFLGNNAMDASDGLTDNDWEVVQVKRAMISTSKKVVVLSISEKLDTAEQLKICDVEEIDILITELPPNSKKLQPYKKKGIQIL
- a CDS encoding anhydro-N-acetylmuramic acid kinase, with protein sequence MNSNLQRLFTITQKPVRRIIGLMSGTSLDGLDVALCAISGSGMDTKVVLEQFETVPYPIEVKDEIRKIFAKETISFQQLCLLNPWIANHHAVWILDCLQKWNIDPSAVDLIASHGQTVYHSPKILHQQAAFPNATLQIGDGDHIAVKTGIITLSDFRQKHIAAGGEGAPLALYGDYCLFSKQGEDRIMLNMGGIANFTFLPGSLDANKVFVTDTGPGNTLLDAFARHYFQKEYDEDAQFAKQGTVNEKLLAALKENSFFKEGFPRTTGPELFSKEYVLKAEQGIGVNPFDVMATLTQFSADTITDALLSVLDADRAYAVYMSGGGAHNPLLVGLIKARMPHLKINTTSELGIAGDAKEAVLFAILANEAVMGEGINFGKPGMPAITMGKYSFPA
- the murQ gene encoding N-acetylmuramic acid 6-phosphate etherase, whose product is MLTTEMSSRFNNLEKMSVKAILEGINSEDATVPQAVAKSLPQIEKLVTATVERMKKGGRLFYIGAGTSGRLGILDASECPPTFGVGFDLVIGLIAGSDTAIRKAVEFAEDDKEQAAKDLDAYHINENDVVIGIAASGTTPYVIGGVQQMRARGIVTGCITCNLNSPLAAEVEYPIEVPVGAEFLTGSTRMKAGTAQKLVLNMISTTVMIQLGRVKGNKMVDMQLSNHKLIDRGIRMVMSELAVDEEKAKQLIEEHGSVRAAIESRMHEQ
- a CDS encoding sodium:solute symporter — its product is MSPVLLFSIVVVYFIILLVVAWYTGRNSSNESFFIGNRNSNWMLVAFGMIGTSLSGVTFVSVPGDVAKNSFSYFQVTIGYLLGYLVIAFVLLPLYYRLKLTSIYNYLQTRFGVASYKTGASFFILSRTLGATARLYLVVNILQEAIMNQFGIPFWVTTLVILVMILLYTFEGGVKTIVYTDTLQTTCMLLGLVLCTIYILHTMDISMGESLHRMSQQGMTRIFFGDPNSKLFFLKQILGGAFITITMTGMDQEMMQKNISVKRLQDAQKNVVTLSLILMVVLMLFLFLGGLLYLYAEQLHVDVKGDKLFPVLALNHMPAYMSIIFIVALISALFPSADGAITALTSSYCIDILGINRNAELDEKQRKSTRQRVHLVFTFIFLLFVLVFKWISSASMIGVILIVASYTYGPLLGLFSFGILTKRRVRDKAVPVIAVVAPLVCLLLDTYQSKILGEFKIGLELLLINGLLMFAGLWIFSKPSEKTPL
- a CDS encoding glycoside hydrolase family 9 protein, with protein sequence MKKLSILLLLLFLHLSVTADWIRINQLGYRPAGMKVAVWCSKSQDTLKKFEVVDVLTNKVVYRHAAGKAAGAYGPFAQTCRLDFSALQRAGLYYIQTGATRSPQFEISESVYGGAAAFCLRYMRQQRSGFNPFLKDSCHTHDGFTVYAPKDTFVNVSGGWHDATDYLQYATTSANATYHLLAACRDFPGVFGDTVQANGLRGKNGFSDAMDEAKWGLDWLLKMYPADDWLFNQIGDDRDHQGMRLPGQDTNFYQHGLLRPVYFCSGQPQGLLKYKNRATGVASTAGKFASCFALGSQLFASSLLRDKAMAAYQLGLKYPGVCQTAPGRSPYFYEEDNYADDMELAAAMLSKPAEAMSFARQEPVTPWLGQDTARHYQWYPFINPGHYELAKQLKGAQRDSLIQFYKEGIERVWRKANHNAFYRAIPFIWCSNNLTTAFTIQCYWYRQLSGDNTYLPLEQACFDWLFGCNPWGTSMVYGLPANGDTPADPHSSFSHLKQYPIDGGLVDGPVYTSIYKGLIGIQLQNEDEYAPFQSDLAVYHDDFGDYSTNEPTMDGTAVLIYLLAAQESALKGIVRTDTTKKEISLVFTADEFADGLPTITRVLQQQKVKASFFFTGRFYERHDVRTLIKQGHYLGPHSDQHLLYCDWGKRDSMLVTKTEFRNDMLQCLSKMKYAGVDTSGVRYFIPPYEWWNNTIAEWSADMGLQVVNFTPGTGSNADYTYPEMGASYKSSERILQSITQFKGGLNGVILLIHAGTDPRRKDKLYDHLGELITLLKKEGYTFRKINESSSL
- a CDS encoding glutamate-5-semialdehyde dehydrogenase — translated: MESIQQMLVDARAATSAIKSLADEQKQQLLRSLAVQITTHAATIVAENKKDLDKMSDEDPKKDRLLLNEARIQQLADSLNEIAALPDPANELVLERTLANGLNVQKRTVPLGVVGVIYESRPNVTLDVAALCIRSGNVCVLRGGSDAFHTNTILVKIIQDVLKEFKVNVHTVQLLPVDRSLINEMLTAVKYIDIIIPRGSQQLIEFVRGNSKVPVIETGAGVCHTYVEATADLEKASKIVTNAKVSRPSVCNSLDTVLVDEQVATGLLQLLAPSLAEYNVEIFADEPSYNILKGLSYPFLQHAAPEDFGREFLDFKCSVKVVNGADEALLHIQEYSSKHSEAIVSNDAAISERFLNEVDAAAVYVNASTRFTDGGVFGLGAEIGISTQKLHARGPFALEKLVTEKWFVRGDGQVR